TTCACCAAAGCCGGTTGAAATTGAAACGTGAAACTACCGTTGGAATTCAGGGTTGCCGTTCCTAAAAGGGTATCTTCAGGGTAGTAGATTTCAACTTTTTGGTCTTTAACACCACCACTACCGGTAATTGTCGACCCTGATCTAGGAATAGTTAAGCTTAGCTTTGTTTCAAAGCTGGTCACCGCATTTAAATTTGTAGTTTGAGCATTTACACTGCTTAAATTTGCGGTGTTGGTTAAATTTTCATTTGTCATAATTATTACCTTATTTTATGCTGAATATTTCATTCTCGAAGAAAGGGAAATTTCGAACAAAAGTACAGTTTTGTTAATTTTATTGTGAACTGGTTAACATTTTTAACATTTAGATATGTTTAATTCAACTTTTTTTTGATTAATGCATAATATTTCCGATAATATGCATGATCCTGCCTAAATCAGGAAACTAGATACTTTTCAGCGCATTATAAATATGTATAAAAGGACGTTTGAGCACACAGAGTTTGCAACAAAATATTGCTTCATGTGACATCGCTTGAGTTTCAGTTCCAACAAATCCTATACGCAAATGTTTAAGAGAAATGACTCAATTCACACCTATGATCACTTCAGTAAAAATGTAATATCTAAGATATAATCAGGACACAACTGATCTGCATGAATTAGAACTTTATACTTATGAATAAACTTTCCTGCTTCAAAGCCTATGATATTCGTGGAAAACTCGGTACAGAGTTAGATAATGAGATTGCCTACAAGATTGGTCGCGCCTACGGACAAATTTACCAACCTAAAACAGTCGTGATTGGATGTGATATTCGCCTAACCAGTGAAGACCTCAAGCAAGCCACGATCCAAGGCTTAAATGATGCCGGGGTCAATGTACTTGATTTAGGCATGACAGGCACAGAAGAAGTGTATTTCGGCGCTTTTCATCTAGATGTACAAGGTGGGATTGAAATTACTGCCAGCCATAATCCGATGGATTATAACGGCATGAAATTGGTGCGTGAAAACGCACGCCCGATTGGTGCAGATTCAGGTTTAAAAGAAATTCAAGCATTGGCTGAATCTGAAGCTTTCCAAACTGTTGAAACCAAAGGAACAACAATTCCATATAATATTTTGCCTGAATATATCGACCATCTGATGACCTATATCAGCCCAAGCAAAATTCGACCTTTAAAATTGGTGATGAATGCGGGAAATGGTGCAGCAGGTCATGTGGTCGATGCAATTGAAGATAAATTCAAACAACTGAATATTCCTGTTGAATTCATTAAAATTCACAATGAACCAAATGGACATTTTCCAAATGGGATTCCCAACCCAATTTTAATTGAAAATCGTAGCAGTACCCGTGATGCTGTGCTCGTGCATGGTGCAGATATGGGGATTGCCTGGGATGGCGATTTCGATCGTTGCTTCTTATTTGATGAAAAAGGACAATTTATTGAAGGTTACTACATTGTCGGTTTACTCGCTCAAGCCTTTTTACTTAAACAAGCCGGTGAGAAAATTGTGCATGACCCACGTTTAGTATGGAATACCTTTGATATTGTAGAACAGTTCAAAGGTGAAGCAATTCAATCTCAATCAGGACATTCTTTTATTAAAGAAAAAATGCGTGAGCAGAATGCGGTGTATGGCGGCGAAATGAGTGCACACCATTATTTCCGCGATTTTGCCTATTGTGATAGCGGTATGATTCCATGGTTATTGGCAGTCTCAGTATTGTCTGAAACCCAAAAACCACTGTCTGCTCTCGTTGAAGAAATGATTGAAAAATTCCCTTGCTCAGGTGAAATTAACTTTAAGGTTCAAGACACACAAAGTACCATCCAAAAGATTTTTGATCACTTTGCCGATCAAAATCCATCCATTGACCGCACTGATGGAGTCAGTTTAGATTTTGGCGCTTGGCGTTTTAATGTACGCGAATCAAACACTGAACCTTTACTGCGCTTAAATATCGAAAGTCGCTTGGATCAGAATCCTAGACCGATGCAAGATTATGTCGATGAACTTACCAAACTTATCCAAAATTAAATTTAAGCCATAAAAAAAGAGCCTTATTGGCTCTTTTTTTATGGAATTTCGTATTAATCACGATATCCATTTGGATTTTGTTGTTGCCAACGCCAACTGTCTTTAAGCATATCTTCTAAGTTATATTTTGGTGTCCAGTTTAATTCTTCAATAGCACGTACATTATTGGCAAATGAAGTCGCGACATCGCCTTCACGGCGTGGTGAAATTTCAAAAGCAACTTTTACACCATTGACCTGCTCAAAGGTATTTTTCACCTGCAGCACAGATTTACCCTTTCCTGTACCAATATTCCATGCACGACAACCGTTATGATTTAAGCGATTTTGAAGTGCACACAGATGGGCATTCGCAAGATCTACCACGTGAATATAATCTCGTACTCCTGTACCATCTACAGTGTCATAATCATCACCGAAAATGGACAATTTTTCACGACGCCCGACAGCCACTTGGGTCACAAAAGGCATCAAATTATTCGGGATTCCTTGCGGATCTTCCCCAATTTGACCACTTTGATGTGCACCAACAGGGTTGAAATATCTCAGTAATGCGATAGACCAACGTTGATCCGAAAGCGATAACTTCTGTAGAAGCTGCTCTACAATCAACTTGGTATAGCCATAATTATTACTTGGCATGCCGGTAGGCATATCTTCATTTAAAGGAGAGACATTGGCTTCATCATAAACAGTGGCCGAGGAACTAAAAACAAGGTTAAAAACTTGAGCCCGTTGCATGGCTTGAACCAACTGAATTGAACCTGCAATATTATTATCAAAATACGTTAGTGGGACCTGTTGACTCTCACCGACCGCTTTTAATCCGGCAAAGTGAATCACTGCATCAAT
The sequence above is drawn from the Acinetobacter lanii genome and encodes:
- a CDS encoding phosphohexomutase domain-containing protein, translating into MNKLSCFKAYDIRGKLGTELDNEIAYKIGRAYGQIYQPKTVVIGCDIRLTSEDLKQATIQGLNDAGVNVLDLGMTGTEEVYFGAFHLDVQGGIEITASHNPMDYNGMKLVRENARPIGADSGLKEIQALAESEAFQTVETKGTTIPYNILPEYIDHLMTYISPSKIRPLKLVMNAGNGAAGHVVDAIEDKFKQLNIPVEFIKIHNEPNGHFPNGIPNPILIENRSSTRDAVLVHGADMGIAWDGDFDRCFLFDEKGQFIEGYYIVGLLAQAFLLKQAGEKIVHDPRLVWNTFDIVEQFKGEAIQSQSGHSFIKEKMREQNAVYGGEMSAHHYFRDFAYCDSGMIPWLLAVSVLSETQKPLSALVEEMIEKFPCSGEINFKVQDTQSTIQKIFDHFADQNPSIDRTDGVSLDFGAWRFNVRESNTEPLLRLNIESRLDQNPRPMQDYVDELTKLIQN
- the galE gene encoding UDP-glucose 4-epimerase GalE, which translates into the protein MANILVTGGAGYIGSHTCLELLNAGYDVVVYDNLSNSAQESLNRVESLTGKKLTFIQGDIRDSVALDSVFAEHQIDAVIHFAGLKAVGESQQVPLTYFDNNIAGSIQLVQAMQRAQVFNLVFSSSATVYDEANVSPLNEDMPTGMPSNNYGYTKLIVEQLLQKLSLSDQRWSIALLRYFNPVGAHQSGQIGEDPQGIPNNLMPFVTQVAVGRREKLSIFGDDYDTVDGTGVRDYIHVVDLANAHLCALQNRLNHNGCRAWNIGTGKGKSVLQVKNTFEQVNGVKVAFEISPRREGDVATSFANNVRAIEELNWTPKYNLEDMLKDSWRWQQQNPNGYRD